The region TCTAGTGCCCCTATGAATAAGCTTCAACTGATCTTGGAGGAAATTTTTACCTTGGGCAACCAAACACTTTCCATCGACCCCTTGTTCGTCCACAACCTCCCGCCTATGGGACCTCAAACCATAATCACAGATGCGGGTTGTCTTGAATATCATGAGCTTCCACGGCAAATCAGCCATTATCCCGAAGCTATGGCATATGGACCTCCATGGCCCCAAGGGCATACTTCGGCTCCGTTTATTCACATCAAGACCCGAGAAGACGGACAAGACTGGATGTATGATTCTAAAGCTACTAGTATCTACCACGCTATGTTGGATGTCGGAGTTACGACCGGCCTTACCTTTACCCATAAAGCAGTCTTGGTCACTGGGGCTGGGCCTAGCTCAATTGCTGCGAGCGTGATTCAAGGGCTGTTGAGCGGCGGTGCTCGCATTATCGTCACAACGAGTAGATCTATATCGCAGAGCGCAGATTTCTACCAGCAGATGTACCGCCAATATGGCGCCAAGGGGTCTTCTTTAagcctcttccccttcaaccaagcaagcaagcaagacTGCGAACAGCTGGTGCAGCATATCTATGGCCCTGATTCCCCTACGGACGGTGACCTGGACTATATTTTACCGTTTGCCGCTATTCCCCAAGTCGGAGAACCTGACGCTTTTGGAGGTCGGCAAGAGCTTGCACTAAGGGCCATGCTTGTGAACATTTTGCGTCTTATCGGCTTCGTGCGTCAAGAAAAGGAACGGCTGCGTATTGAGAACAGGCCAACAATGATTGTTCTGCCAATGTCCTGTAACGAGGGTACCTTCGGTGGAGACGGGCTGTACTCCGAAGCCAAAATCGGTTTAAAGGCTTTATTTAACCGGTTTTACTCGGAGAACTGGTCGAAATACTTAACGATATGCGGAGCAGTGATTGGGTGGACAAGAGGCACAGCTATAATGCAAACATCAAACGCTGTGGCTGAAGAGGTAGAGAAACTGGGAGTCATCACTTTCACGCAGGCAGAAATGGCCTTCAATATTCTTGCGTTGATGACGCCTGCCTTGACTGCCCTTGCCGAAGATACACCAATATATGCCGACTTGACCGGAGGTCTAGGATCGATGTGGAATATCAAACAGGAAATCTCAGCCGCTCGAAAAAGGATATCAGAGAGGCAGATCCTACAAATCGCaattgcggaggaggatgcgCGTGAGCAGGCTATGATATGTTCAGCAAGCACCGATGTCGAATCAGGTTTACCCACAACTAGACACGCCAGGTTAGGCCTACAGTTTCCGCCACTTCCGGATGTGAACGAAGGGTACCCTAATATTGAGGGAATGATCGATCTTACCCGCATCCCAGTTATTGTAGGCTACTCCGAACTAGGTCCATGGGGCAATGCTCGCACGCGGTGGGAGATTGAGCATCGGGGAGATTTCAGCCTGGAAGGCTATATTGAGATGGCCTGGATTATGGGCCTCATCAAGCACGTCGATGGACACGCGAAAGGTCGGCCCTATGTGGGCTGGGTGGATGCAGACACAGAGACACCCATTCAAGACTATGAGGTGCCCCATAAGTACCATAAACACATTATGGCTCATGCCGGTCTCCGTCTGATAAAACCAACTAAACTAGACAGTTACGATCCGTCTCGCAAGGAACTTCTCCACGAAGTagcagtggaagaagacTTAGCTCCTTTCGAAACATCGAAATCAACCGCTGAAGCTTTCAAACTACGGCATGGAGATTGTGTCACATTGCTACCTATCGCAGATTCTGATAATTGCCGAGTATATATCAAGAAAGGTGCAGTTTTGATGATCCCTAAGGCGGTTCCATTCGATCAAGTCGTTGCGGGGAGAATACCGGAAGGCTGGGATCCTGCTCGCTATGGAATCCCTGAAGAAATTGTACAGCAAGTGGACGTGACTACGCTGTATGCGCTTTGCTGTGTCTCGGAAGCATTCCTATCTGCTGGAATCAAGGACCCATACGAAATTTACCAATACATTCACGTCTCGGAATTGGCCAACTGCCTGGGCTCCGGGGGTGGCCCGATGAAAGTTATCCAGAACATGTACCGCGACCGTTTCTTAGACCGTCAAATAAGAGGCGACATCATTCTAGAGCACTTTGTAAATACAATGGGCGCTTGGGTGAATATGCTTCTTCTCTCAGCTACCGGTCCGCTCAAGACGCCGGTAGGCGCATGCGCTACAGCAATCGAGTCCCTCGATATAGGGTGTGAGGCTATACAAAACGGAAGATGCAAGGTAGCAGTTGTTGGGGGCTGTGATGACTACGGTGAGGAGCTAGCCTTCGAATTCGCAAACATCAAAGCAACGGCCAATAGCACGGAGGAACTATCCAAGGGACGAACCCCAGCTGATATTTCTCGTCCAAccgccagctccaggagTGGGTTTGCCGAGTCAGCAGGTTGTGGTGTACAGATTCTGATGAGTGCGGCACTTGCTATAGAAATGGGGTTGCCAATTTACGGGGTCGTTGCATATACCCATATGGCGAGTGATCAAATTGGCCGATCTATTCCGGCTCCAGGAAAGGGCATCCTGACGGCGGCTCGTGAGAACGGTCAAGCCAAGGAATCACCTCTGCTTGATCTGAACTTTAGGCGCGCTGTGTTCGATGCAGAGGTTGCATTGATCAACAAATCACACCCCAAACAGGCGACGACCTTAAAGCCCGACCATTCAGAAACAAGCAATGCTGCTAGCCTCCGAATCCGTGACGCCCAGAATCGGTGGGCAAACAATATCCGCCTTTCAGATCCATCAATTTCCCCCATCCGAGCTAGCTTGGCGACCTGGGGTCTTACCGTCGACGATATCAAGGTCGTATCCATGCACGGAACGTCGACCAAAGCCAACGAAGTCAATGAAGGAAATGTCATCAACACGCAGATGAGACATCTTGGCCGCCAAATGGGAAACCCGCTACTGGCTGTCTGCCAAAAATcattgacaggacatccaAAAGCCGGTGCTGGTGCCTGGCAACTTAATGGGTGCCTCCAGATGATGCAAGAAAATATCGTCCCTGGGAATCGAAACGCAGATAACATTGACAAGCAGCTACGAGAGTTCGAGCACAT is a window of Aspergillus nidulans FGSC A4 chromosome VI DNA encoding:
- a CDS encoding protein pkiB (transcript_id=CADANIAT00009660), with the protein product MAISSTADLAPSRKARGSESNDRALKLFIELLSVETQQQLFRGEPCIQRFVEIGPRTILSTMAKRSASIQKDQRSSASCYSPEFLSYHDNQPEILYQYQNDQAIYPLSQPTQPQFEPTSPSHLTKRSPSPSKALPMSAIPSAELTLQAGHVILAMTAQKLRRRFDQVPVEKTIRDLSGGKSTLQNELTGDLVAEFGRVPEGVEDQPLSSLAESFQPEFSGIPGKAMSTLISRFISGKMPAGFNQSAIQEYLNSRWGLTKSHATIPLCFAPTMEPARRLANADEARAYLDDLVEKHAAFQGISLVPSNQVADGHESLAPVVMNVADVDEMNKRTKLYRAQFDSLASYLGVDYFASEKAMSESESRIAELEETIRLLNTELDEQFIKGIKPSFNIKQVRKYDSWWNWSREELIRLLNEICQDSSSACPPDMENRLQNLLNKWDANCSEIVRAHLIGLQSRSSAPMNKLQLILEEIFTLGNQTLSIDPLFVHNLPPMGPQTIITDAGCLEYHELPRQISHYPEAMAYGPPWPQGHTSAPFIHIKTREDGQDWMYDSKATSIYHAMLDVGVTTGLTFTHKAVLVTGAGPSSIAASVIQGLLSGGARIIVTTSRSISQSADFYQQMYRQYGAKGSSLSLFPFNQASKQDCEQLVQHIYGPDSPTDGDLDYILPFAAIPQVGEPDAFGGRQELALRAMLVNILRLIGFVRQEKERLRIENRPTMIVLPMSCNEGTFGGDGLYSEAKIGLKALFNRFYSENWSKYLTICGAVIGWTRGTAIMQTSNAVAEEVEKLGVITFTQAEMAFNILALMTPALTALAEDTPIYADLTGGLGSMWNIKQEISAARKRISERQILQIAIAEEDAREQAMICSASTDVESGLPTTRHARLGLQFPPLPDVNEGYPNIEGMIDLTRIPVIVGYSELGPWGNARTRWEIEHRGDFSLEGYIEMAWIMGLIKHVDGHAKGRPYVGWVDADTETPIQDYEVPHKYHKHIMAHAGLRLIKPTKLDSYDPSRKELLHEVAVEEDLAPFETSKSTAEAFKLRHGDCVTLLPIADSDNCRVYIKKGAVLMIPKAVPFDQVVAGRIPEGWDPARYGIPEEIVQQVDVTTLYALCCVSEAFLSAGIKDPYEIYQYIHVSELANCLGSGGGPMKVIQNMYRDRFLDRQIRGDIILEHFVNTMGAWVNMLLLSATGPLKTPVGACATAIESLDIGCEAIQNGRCKVAVVGGCDDYGEELAFEFANIKATANSTEELSKGRTPADISRPTASSRSGFAESAGCGVQILMSAALAIEMGLPIYGVVAYTHMASDQIGRSIPAPGKGILTAARENGQAKESPLLDLNFRRAVFDAEVALINKSHPKQATTLKPDHSETSNAASLRIRDAQNRWANNIRLSDPSISPIRASLATWGLTVDDIKVVSMHGTSTKANEVNEGNVINTQMRHLGRQMGNPLLAVCQKSLTGHPKAGAGAWQLNGCLQMMQENIVPGNRNADNIDKQLREFEHIVYPMESLRVPEIKATLLTSFGFGQKGAINIMVSPRYLFASLSNSDYEDYRSRTTKRQRSATPTFVSRIMKNNLVQVKTRPPWNDPEAMQNFFLDPNSRVVDGQITRAPRTAYKHQDISVPQSAAVSVNEALHAMLATTDHSSPAASASVGVDVEEISSINVDNPIFISRNFTLLERDYCLSAPDPRASFAGRWVAKEAAFKSLQTTSTGAGTAMDQIEILEVGGIPKVVRLTSQLHGHAHEVAFAQGITNIQITISHCNNTAIAVALALRKND